The proteins below are encoded in one region of Pseudomonas entomophila L48:
- a CDS encoding response regulator, translating into MNDLPIEGFTTINESAAMVLLVDDQAMIGEAVRRGLAHEENIDFHFCADPHQAVAQAMRIKPTVILQDLIMPGLDGLTLVREYRNNPATQDIPIIVLSTKEDPLVKSAAFAAGANDYLVKLPDSIELVARIRYHSRSYLTLLQRDEAYRALRVSQQQLLDTNLMLQRLMNSDGLTGLSNRRHFDEYLELEWRRAMREQQQLSLLMVDVDYFKAFNDSFGHLAGDEALRQVAEAIRGCCSRPTDLPARYGGEEFALVLPNTSPGGARLIAEKLRQTIMGLNIAHTVPEAGSLLTVSIGVATLTPSVGSHCRQLISAADTGLYKAKNSGRNQVGVA; encoded by the coding sequence ATGAATGATCTACCGATCGAAGGTTTCACGACCATCAACGAAAGTGCGGCGATGGTCCTGCTGGTAGACGATCAGGCGATGATCGGCGAAGCGGTGCGCCGTGGGTTGGCCCACGAGGAGAACATCGACTTCCATTTCTGCGCCGACCCGCACCAGGCGGTGGCCCAGGCCATGCGCATCAAGCCCACGGTCATCCTGCAGGACCTGATCATGCCGGGGTTGGATGGCCTGACGCTGGTGCGCGAATACCGTAACAACCCGGCCACTCAGGACATCCCGATCATCGTTCTGTCGACCAAGGAAGACCCGCTGGTCAAGAGTGCCGCGTTCGCCGCCGGGGCCAACGATTACCTAGTCAAGCTGCCCGACTCCATCGAGTTGGTGGCGCGCATTCGCTATCACTCGCGCTCCTACCTGACCTTGCTGCAGCGTGACGAGGCCTATCGCGCCTTGCGCGTCAGCCAGCAGCAGTTGCTCGACACCAACTTGATGTTGCAGCGGCTGATGAACTCCGATGGCCTGACCGGGCTCTCCAATCGCCGTCACTTCGACGAGTATCTGGAGTTGGAGTGGCGTCGGGCCATGCGTGAACAGCAGCAGTTGTCGCTGTTGATGGTGGACGTGGACTATTTCAAGGCGTTCAACGACAGCTTCGGGCACCTGGCCGGCGACGAGGCCTTGCGCCAGGTGGCCGAGGCTATCCGTGGCTGCTGCTCGCGGCCCACCGACCTGCCGGCGCGCTATGGCGGCGAGGAGTTCGCCTTGGTGCTGCCCAACACCTCACCTGGCGGTGCCCGGTTGATTGCCGAGAAACTGCGCCAGACCATCATGGGCCTGAACATTGCTCATACCGTTCCTGAAGCCGGTTCGCTACTGACCGTGAGTATCGGGGTGGCGACGTTGACGCCGAGTGTTGGTAGCCACTGTCGGCAGTTGATCTCGGCGGCGGACACCGGGTTGTACAAGGCCAAGAACAGTGGGCGTAATCAGGTGGGTGTCGCTTAA
- a CDS encoding integrase core domain-containing protein → MPWRELKPMDLKMLFIADYLQGAPSFSALCQAYEISRKTGYKWVERYEKEGPSGLEERSRRRLTQDWVVPAAVREAIIELRSRGETEPGPKKIQAALQERFPDQAPPSKTAIYNILKKAELVKPRRLRQRVAVYPKPLEKAELPNQLFSADYKGQFLTGAGVWCYPLTIMDHASRFLLACHSMPNTNLLETQAVFTQVFRENGLPERIRTDNGVPFASKGRAGLSQLSIWWLRLGIIPERIAPGRPEQNGRHERMHRTLKSTLPSPPAVAWEAQQWHFDRFRQHYNHERLHEALKQKTPASCYQPSPRPFPEKLPEMTYPSHIESLPADSCGIINRRGLRIYVGYVLKHQTIGLEQVGDGVWDVIFGPIILGRVDVRDATDGYVTLKVLSPM, encoded by the coding sequence ATGCCTTGGCGAGAGCTGAAACCTATGGACCTGAAAATGCTTTTCATCGCGGATTACCTGCAGGGGGCACCCAGTTTCAGTGCCCTGTGCCAGGCCTACGAGATCAGCCGAAAGACCGGCTACAAATGGGTCGAGCGATATGAGAAAGAGGGGCCTTCGGGGCTGGAAGAACGCAGCCGCCGCCGGTTGACCCAGGACTGGGTTGTACCCGCTGCAGTTCGCGAAGCTATCATCGAACTGCGCAGTCGAGGCGAAACGGAACCGGGTCCGAAAAAGATCCAGGCGGCGCTGCAGGAGCGTTTCCCTGATCAGGCGCCGCCCTCGAAGACAGCGATCTACAACATCCTCAAGAAGGCCGAGTTGGTCAAACCACGCCGCTTACGTCAGCGGGTAGCGGTCTATCCCAAGCCCCTGGAGAAGGCAGAGTTGCCTAACCAACTGTTCAGTGCGGACTACAAAGGCCAATTTCTGACAGGTGCAGGCGTCTGGTGCTATCCGCTGACGATCATGGATCACGCCAGTCGCTTCCTGCTCGCCTGCCACAGCATGCCCAACACCAATCTTCTGGAAACGCAGGCCGTTTTCACCCAAGTGTTCCGGGAGAATGGCCTGCCTGAGCGGATTCGTACCGATAACGGTGTGCCGTTTGCCAGCAAGGGGCGTGCGGGACTTTCCCAGTTGTCGATCTGGTGGCTGCGTCTAGGCATCATTCCCGAGCGCATTGCGCCTGGTCGGCCTGAGCAAAATGGCCGCCACGAACGCATGCATCGAACGCTCAAGAGCACGCTGCCATCGCCGCCGGCAGTGGCCTGGGAGGCTCAACAATGGCACTTTGATCGCTTTCGGCAGCACTATAATCACGAGCGCTTGCATGAAGCGTTGAAGCAGAAAACACCGGCGTCTTGCTACCAACCCTCGCCACGCCCATTCCCTGAAAAACTCCCCGAGATGACCTATCCCAGCCATATCGAGAGCTTGCCAGCGGATAGCTGCGGCATCATCAACCGCCGTGGCTTGAGGATCTACGTAGGTTATGTGCTCAAGCACCAGACCATTGGCCTGGAGCAGGTCGGGGATGGCGTTTGGGATGTTATTTTCGGTCCCATCATTCTTGGCCGGGTCGATGTGCGGGATGCCACTGATGGTTATGTAACACTCAAGGTGTTGTCACCTATGTGA
- the prfB gene encoding peptide chain release factor 2 (programmed frameshift), whose protein sequence is MEIQPILNTIKDLTERSQSIRGYLDYDHKHDRLVEVNRELEDAAVWNKPEYAQALGRERAMLAQVVETLDKLSGGLADCQDLLDMAVEENDEGAVGDVVTELEGLEEKLAQLEFRRMFSGEMDMNNAYLDIQAGSGGTEAQDWANILLRMYLRWADKRGFDATIIELSEGEVAGIKGATVHIKGEYAFGWLRTEIGVHRLVRKSPFDSGARRHTSFSAVFVSPEIDDKVEIEINPSDLRIDTYRSSGAGGQHVNTTDSAVRITHVPTNTVVACQNERSQHANKDTAMKMLRAKLYELEMQKRNAASQALEDSKSDIGWGHQIRSYVLDDSRIKDLRTGVERSDCQKVLDGDLDQYLEASLKQGL, encoded by the exons ATGGAAATCCAACCGATCCTGAACACCATCAAGGACCTCACCGAGCGTTCCCAGTCCATTCGGGGGTATCTT GACTACGATCACAAACATGATCGTCTGGTCGAAGTAAACCGCGAGCTGGAAGACGCCGCTGTCTGGAACAAGCCCGAGTACGCTCAGGCCCTGGGCCGCGAGCGCGCCATGCTGGCGCAGGTGGTAGAGACCCTGGACAAGCTGTCCGGTGGCCTGGCCGACTGCCAGGACCTGCTCGACATGGCCGTCGAGGAAAATGACGAAGGCGCCGTCGGCGACGTCGTGACCGAGCTGGAAGGCCTGGAAGAGAAACTGGCCCAGCTCGAGTTCCGTCGCATGTTCAGCGGCGAGATGGACATGAACAACGCCTACCTGGACATCCAGGCCGGCTCCGGCGGTACGGAAGCCCAGGACTGGGCCAACATCCTGCTGCGCATGTACCTGCGCTGGGCCGACAAGCGCGGCTTCGATGCCACCATCATCGAACTGTCCGAAGGCGAAGTCGCCGGCATCAAGGGCGCCACCGTGCACATCAAGGGCGAATACGCCTTCGGCTGGCTGCGCACCGAAATCGGCGTGCACCGCCTGGTGCGCAAGAGCCCGTTCGACTCCGGCGCCCGTCGCCACACCTCGTTCTCGGCAGTGTTCGTCTCGCCCGAGATCGACGACAAGGTCGAGATCGAGATCAACCCGTCCGACCTGCGCATCGACACCTACCGCTCCTCCGGCGCCGGTGGCCAGCACGTGAACACCACCGACTCGGCGGTCCGTATCACCCACGTGCCCACCAACACCGTGGTGGCCTGCCAGAACGAACGCTCCCAGCACGCCAACAAGGATACCGCCATGAAAATGCTGCGGGCCAAGTTGTACGAGCTGGAAATGCAAAAACGCAACGCCGCCTCGCAGGCGCTGGAAGACAGCAAGTCCGACATCGGCTGGGGTCACCAGATCCGTTCCTACGTGCTCGATGACTCGCGCATCAAGGACCTGCGTACCGGCGTCGAGCGCAGCGACTGCCAGAAGGTCCTGGACGGCGACCTCGACCAGTACCTGGAAGCGAGCCTCAAGCAGGGGCTGTAA
- the lysS gene encoding lysine--tRNA ligase → MSDLKTEAQDLQQEENALIALRKEKLAAERVKGNAFPNDFRRDSYCNDLQKQYADKTKEELEAAAIPVKVAGRIMLNRGSFMVIQDMTGRIQVYVNRKTLSEDTLAAVKTWDLGDIISAEGTLARSGKGDLYVEMTNVRLLTKSLRPLPDKHHGLTDTEQRYRQRYVDLMVNEETRHTFRVRSQVISHIRKFLIERDFLEVETPMLQTIPGGAAAKPFETHHNALDMAMFLRIAPELYLKRLVVGGFEKVFEINRNFRNEGVSTRHNPEFTMLEFYQAYADYRDNMDLTEELFRELAQLVLGSTDVPYGDKVFHFGEPFVRLSVFDSILKYNPELTAADLQDVDRAREIAKKAGAKVLGHEGLGKLQVMIFEELVEHKLEQPHFITEYPFEVSPLARRNDDNPAVTDRFELFIGGREIANAYSELNDAEDQAERFLAQVAEKDAGDDEAMHYDADFVRALEYGMPPTAGEGIGIDRLVMLLTNSPSIRDVILFPHMRPQA, encoded by the coding sequence ATGAGCGACCTCAAGACCGAAGCGCAAGACCTGCAACAGGAAGAAAACGCCCTGATCGCCCTGCGCAAGGAAAAACTTGCCGCCGAACGCGTGAAGGGCAACGCCTTCCCCAACGACTTCCGCCGCGACAGCTACTGCAACGACCTGCAGAAACAGTACGCGGACAAGACCAAGGAAGAGCTGGAAGCAGCCGCCATTCCGGTCAAGGTCGCCGGTCGCATCATGCTCAACCGTGGCTCGTTCATGGTCATCCAGGACATGACCGGCCGCATCCAGGTCTACGTCAACCGCAAGACCCTGTCGGAAGACACCCTCGCCGCGGTCAAGACCTGGGACCTGGGCGACATCATCAGCGCCGAAGGTACCCTGGCCCGTTCCGGCAAGGGTGACCTGTACGTCGAGATGACCAACGTGCGCCTGCTGACCAAGTCGCTGCGCCCGCTGCCCGACAAGCACCACGGCCTGACCGACACCGAGCAGCGCTACCGCCAGCGCTACGTCGACCTGATGGTCAACGAGGAAACCCGCCACACTTTCCGTGTGCGTTCGCAGGTGATCTCGCACATCCGCAAGTTCCTCATCGAGCGTGACTTCCTCGAAGTCGAGACCCCGATGCTGCAGACCATCCCGGGCGGCGCCGCGGCCAAGCCGTTCGAAACCCACCACAACGCGTTGGACATGGCCATGTTCCTGCGTATCGCGCCTGAGCTGTACCTCAAGCGGCTTGTTGTTGGTGGTTTTGAAAAAGTGTTCGAGATCAACCGCAACTTCCGCAACGAAGGCGTCTCGACCCGGCACAACCCCGAGTTCACCATGCTCGAGTTCTACCAGGCCTACGCCGACTACCGCGACAACATGGACCTCACCGAGGAACTGTTCCGCGAGCTGGCGCAGCTGGTGCTGGGCAGCACCGACGTGCCGTACGGCGACAAGGTGTTCCACTTCGGCGAGCCGTTCGTGCGCCTGTCGGTGTTCGACTCGATACTCAAGTACAACCCGGAGCTCACCGCCGCCGACCTGCAGGACGTCGACCGTGCCCGCGAGATCGCAAAAAAGGCCGGCGCCAAGGTGCTGGGCCACGAAGGCCTGGGCAAGCTGCAGGTGATGATTTTCGAAGAGCTGGTCGAGCACAAGCTGGAGCAGCCGCACTTCATCACCGAGTACCCGTTCGAAGTCTCGCCGCTGGCCCGTCGCAACGATGACAACCCGGCCGTGACCGATCGCTTCGAGCTGTTCATCGGTGGCCGCGAGATCGCCAACGCCTACTCCGAGCTCAATGACGCCGAAGACCAGGCCGAGCGTTTCCTCGCCCAGGTCGCCGAGAAAGACGCCGGCGACGACGAGGCCATGCACTACGACGCTGACTTTGTCCGCGCGCTGGAATACGGCATGCCGCCGACTGCCGGTGAAGGCATTGGTATCGACCGTTTGGTGATGCTGCTGACCAACTCGCCGTCGATCCGCGACGTGATCCTGTTCCCGCACATGCGTCCACAGGCCTGA
- a CDS encoding TetR/AcrR family transcriptional regulator, with protein sequence MPHQGAAGIATAVAESVQYQGRKTARQGSEQRRQQILDAAMRIVVRDGVRGVRHRAVAAEAGVPLSATTYYFKDIQDLLADTFAQYVERSAAYMAKLWTNTEGVLRQLLAQGDGTPEARAHLADEVARMLADYVRRQLNNRRDFLMAEQAFRQEALLCARLAELVQAHEQILLHGARQILQVVGSRQPVQDAQMLTAIIEQMEYQGLLKDADAQADEQMLAILVRYLQMVLASA encoded by the coding sequence ATGCCCCACCAAGGCGCCGCCGGCATCGCCACCGCCGTCGCCGAGAGCGTGCAATACCAGGGCCGCAAGACCGCCCGCCAGGGCAGCGAGCAGCGCCGCCAGCAAATTCTCGACGCCGCCATGCGCATTGTCGTGCGCGATGGCGTGCGGGGCGTGCGCCACCGCGCCGTGGCTGCCGAAGCCGGCGTGCCGCTGTCGGCGACCACCTACTACTTCAAGGATATCCAGGACCTGCTGGCCGACACCTTCGCCCAGTACGTCGAGCGCAGCGCGGCCTACATGGCCAAGCTGTGGACCAATACCGAAGGCGTGCTGCGCCAGTTGCTGGCCCAGGGCGACGGCACGCCCGAGGCCCGGGCCCATCTGGCCGACGAAGTGGCGCGCATGCTGGCCGACTATGTCCGACGCCAGCTGAACAACCGTCGCGACTTCCTCATGGCCGAGCAGGCCTTCCGCCAGGAGGCCCTGTTGTGCGCTCGGTTGGCGGAGCTGGTACAGGCCCACGAGCAGATCCTGCTGCACGGCGCACGGCAGATCCTCCAGGTGGTCGGCTCGCGCCAGCCCGTCCAGGACGCCCAGATGTTGACGGCGATAATCGAGCAGATGGAATATCAGGGCCTGCTCAAGGATGCGGATGCGCAGGCCGATGAGCAGATGCTCGCTATCCTTGTCCGATACCTGCAGATGGTGCTCGCATCGGCCTGA
- a CDS encoding flavohemoglobin expression-modulating QEGLA motif protein, translating into MDEYQQTIRALSDRIVTAQTPIRVLDAVKWDDGIRQGFLKAKGKEPPAVDRAYYQNRPLSFDSNAVKAEFQNIERDITRQLGQFNPVGQIMRRMCKEYRMVVRMLEARGTEDFGLISQELYGAASDAFHAGDPTLADLGLMLSDYLNNIDGRGDLKDEPKNLTAKEAVEILQRRLNKVFGEAEETIRVFESDGIVADAAAGADYIKVRADAMFNSRDVRALEVHEGLVHVGTTLNGLNQPICTFLAKGPPSSTVTQEGLAILMEVIAFASYPSRLRKLTNRTRAIHMVEEGADFMQVYEFFRGQGFEMGQSYSNASRVFRGSVPNGLPFTKDLSYLKGFIMVYNYIQLAVKKGKLEQIPLLFCGKTTLEDMRTLRQLVEEGLVEPPKYLPEQFRDLNALSAWMCFSNFLNHLSLDRIEADYANIL; encoded by the coding sequence GTGGACGAGTACCAGCAGACCATACGCGCACTGTCCGATCGCATCGTCACCGCGCAGACCCCCATCCGCGTGCTCGACGCGGTGAAGTGGGACGACGGCATTCGCCAGGGCTTTCTCAAGGCCAAGGGCAAGGAGCCCCCGGCGGTGGACCGCGCGTACTACCAGAACCGCCCGTTGTCGTTCGATTCCAACGCGGTGAAGGCCGAGTTCCAGAACATCGAGCGCGACATCACCCGCCAGCTCGGCCAGTTCAACCCGGTCGGGCAGATCATGCGGCGCATGTGCAAGGAGTACCGCATGGTCGTGCGCATGCTCGAAGCACGCGGTACCGAAGACTTCGGGCTGATCTCCCAGGAACTCTACGGTGCCGCCTCCGACGCTTTCCATGCGGGCGACCCAACCCTTGCCGACCTGGGGCTGATGCTCTCGGACTACCTCAACAATATCGATGGCCGTGGCGACCTGAAGGACGAGCCGAAGAACCTCACCGCGAAGGAGGCCGTGGAAATCCTCCAGCGCCGCCTGAACAAGGTGTTCGGCGAGGCCGAAGAAACCATTCGCGTGTTCGAGTCCGACGGCATCGTCGCCGATGCCGCGGCCGGCGCCGACTACATCAAGGTGCGCGCCGATGCCATGTTCAACAGCCGCGACGTGCGTGCGCTCGAAGTGCATGAGGGCCTGGTGCATGTCGGCACCACCCTCAACGGCCTGAACCAGCCGATCTGTACCTTCCTGGCCAAGGGGCCGCCTTCGTCCACGGTGACCCAGGAAGGCCTGGCCATTCTCATGGAGGTGATCGCCTTCGCCTCCTACCCCAGCCGCTTGCGCAAGCTGACCAACCGCACCCGCGCCATTCACATGGTCGAGGAGGGCGCCGACTTCATGCAGGTCTACGAGTTCTTCCGCGGCCAGGGCTTCGAGATGGGGCAGAGCTACAGCAATGCCAGCCGGGTGTTTCGTGGCTCGGTGCCCAACGGGCTACCTTTCACCAAGGACTTGTCCTACCTCAAGGGCTTCATCATGGTTTACAACTACATTCAGTTGGCCGTGAAGAAGGGCAAGCTGGAGCAGATCCCGTTGCTGTTCTGCGGCAAGACCACCCTGGAAGACATGCGCACCCTGCGCCAGCTGGTCGAAGAAGGCCTGGTGGAGCCGCCCAAGTACCTGCCGGAGCAGTTCCGCGACCTCAACGCGCTGTCGGCGTGGATGTGCTTCTCCAACTTCCTCAACCACCTGAGCCTGGACCGCATTGAAGCCGACTACGCGAACATTCTCTGA
- a CDS encoding alpha/beta hydrolase, which produces MKPTTRTFSDACRHLAFGLGLLLLSGCSSLLFYPEHGQPFTPEKAHLQYQDLTITAADGTRLHAWWLPAKEGVEVKGTVLHLHGNGGNLAMHLGGSYWLPKEGYQVLMLDYRGYGLSQGKATLPEVYGDIEAALGWLDRAPQVQGKPLVLLGQSLGGAMAIHYLAQHPEQRRRFSALVFDGVPASYRAVGRYALGTSWMTWPLQVPLSWLVPDGDSAINSIERLDSPPKLFFHSIDDRLVPLENGLRLYQHAPPPRVLQLTRGDHVQTFADPTWRQVMLRFLDDPTHFNGLRRLAEVPNYPDEKNAQ; this is translated from the coding sequence TTGAAGCCGACTACGCGAACATTCTCTGACGCCTGCCGCCACCTCGCCTTCGGCCTCGGGCTGCTGCTGTTGAGCGGCTGCAGCAGCCTGCTGTTCTACCCCGAGCATGGTCAGCCGTTCACCCCGGAAAAGGCCCACCTTCAATACCAGGACCTGACCATTACCGCCGCCGATGGTACGCGCCTGCACGCCTGGTGGTTACCGGCGAAGGAAGGGGTGGAGGTCAAGGGCACCGTGCTGCACCTGCATGGCAATGGTGGCAACCTGGCCATGCACCTCGGCGGTAGCTACTGGTTGCCGAAGGAGGGGTATCAGGTGCTGATGCTCGATTACCGGGGCTACGGGCTGTCTCAAGGGAAGGCAACCCTGCCGGAGGTTTATGGCGATATCGAAGCGGCGCTGGGTTGGCTCGACAGGGCTCCGCAGGTGCAGGGCAAGCCCTTGGTGCTACTGGGCCAGAGCCTGGGTGGCGCCATGGCCATTCACTACCTGGCGCAACACCCCGAGCAGCGCCGGCGCTTCAGTGCCCTGGTGTTCGATGGTGTCCCGGCCAGCTATCGCGCGGTGGGGCGTTACGCCCTCGGTACTTCGTGGATGACCTGGCCGTTGCAGGTGCCGCTGTCCTGGCTGGTACCGGACGGTGACAGTGCAATCAACTCGATCGAGCGCCTGGACAGCCCGCCCAAGTTGTTCTTCCACAGCATCGATGACCGCCTCGTTCCGCTTGAGAACGGCCTTCGCCTGTACCAGCATGCGCCACCGCCCCGGGTGTTGCAGCTGACCCGCGGCGACCATGTGCAGACCTTCGCCGACCCAACCTGGCGCCAGGTGATGCTGCGCTTCCTGGACGACCCCACGCATTTCAACGGCCTGCGCCGCCTGGCCGAAGTCCCCAATTACCCTGACGAGAAGAACGCGCAATGA
- a CDS encoding OmpA family protein, producing MRNYVMIPALLALSVGLAACSHDPNANLESARTNFSALQSDPQSSKVAALETKDAQDWLNKADKAYMERENEKKVDQLAYLTNQRVEVAKQTIALRTAEAELKNAAAQRAQAKLDARDAQIKKLQDSLNAKQTDRGTLVTFGDVLFDFNKANLKGSAYPNITKLAQFLQENPERKVIIEGYTDSVGSANYNQTLSERRANSVRMALVRAGVDPARIVAQGYGKEYPVADNTSNSGRAQNRRVEVTISNDNQPVAPRTVSQIQ from the coding sequence ATGCGCAACTACGTCATGATTCCCGCCCTGCTGGCCCTGAGCGTAGGCCTGGCCGCCTGCTCCCACGACCCGAACGCCAACCTCGAGTCGGCTCGCACCAACTTCTCCGCGCTGCAGAGCGACCCGCAGTCAAGCAAGGTGGCCGCGCTCGAGACCAAGGACGCCCAGGACTGGCTGAACAAAGCCGACAAGGCCTACATGGAGCGTGAGAACGAGAAGAAGGTCGACCAGCTCGCCTACCTCACCAACCAGCGCGTCGAAGTGGCCAAGCAGACCATCGCCCTGCGCACCGCCGAAGCCGAGCTGAAAAACGCCGCCGCGCAGCGCGCCCAGGCCAAGCTCGATGCCCGCGACGCGCAGATCAAGAAGCTGCAGGACAGCCTGAACGCCAAGCAGACCGACCGCGGCACGCTGGTGACCTTCGGTGACGTGCTGTTCGACTTCAACAAGGCCAACCTCAAGGGCAGCGCCTACCCGAACATCACCAAGCTGGCGCAGTTCCTCCAGGAAAACCCGGAGCGCAAGGTGATCATCGAGGGCTACACCGACAGCGTCGGTTCGGCCAACTACAACCAGACCCTGTCGGAGCGTCGCGCCAACAGCGTGCGCATGGCGCTGGTGCGGGCGGGCGTGGACCCGGCGCGTATCGTCGCCCAGGGCTATGGCAAGGAGTATCCGGTGGCGGACAACACCAGCAACTCCGGCCGCGCCCAGAACCGTCGGGTGGAGGTGACCATTTCCAACGACAACCAGCCGGTGGCGCCGCGGACGGTGAGCCAGATTCAGTAA
- a CDS encoding DUF4398 domain-containing protein, translated as MELTIMKTRIAHPTSTHLRGLKLAALALGSSLVLAGCAGNPPSEQYAVTQSAVNSAVSAGGTEFAAVEMKAAQDKFKQAEIAMHDKQYDQAKLLAEQAEWDARVAERKAQAAKAQKAVQDARQGVRDVREEGLRSAE; from the coding sequence ATGGAGTTGACCATCATGAAGACCCGCATCGCACACCCCACCTCCACCCACCTGCGCGGGCTCAAGCTGGCCGCCCTGGCGCTGGGTAGCAGCCTGGTGCTGGCCGGGTGCGCCGGCAATCCGCCCTCCGAGCAGTACGCCGTGACTCAATCGGCGGTCAATTCGGCGGTGAGCGCCGGCGGCACCGAGTTCGCGGCAGTGGAGATGAAAGCGGCCCAGGACAAGTTCAAGCAGGCCGAGATCGCCATGCACGACAAGCAGTACGACCAGGCGAAACTGCTGGCCGAACAAGCCGAGTGGGACGCCCGCGTCGCCGAGCGCAAGGCCCAGGCGGCCAAGGCCCAGAAAGCCGTGCAGGACGCTCGCCAGGGTGTCCGCGACGTGCGTGAGGAAGGCCTGCGCAGCGCTGAATGA